One segment of Bacillus alkalisoli DNA contains the following:
- a CDS encoding Gfo/Idh/MocA family protein — protein sequence MTKLRMGIIGTGGIARDRHIPAYQQIEDMVMLEAVCDVNLDAANAVAEKFGIKKVFTDYKELLREVDAVTICTPNKFHAEITIAALEAGVHVLCEKPMAMKAEESASMIEAANSSGKVLSIGFHYRFTKEAQAAKKLILADEIGKPMVARVHAMRRRKVPGWGVFTNKELQGGGSLIDWGCHFLDLSLWLLGNPKPVEVVGQSYNRLSKMPNQVNEWGSFNHDTFDVDDHVTAYIRFDNGTTMLFETSWAANVKEDSEGVSISGDKGGIDLFPLELNQAKHGMLTSSKVDWIPGEINPGLAQVTNFVETCLGKSELVVKPEEAMRVSQIIDAIYLSSETGKSVQL from the coding sequence ATGACGAAGTTAAGAATGGGAATTATCGGCACGGGCGGGATTGCTCGTGACCGTCACATCCCGGCGTACCAACAAATAGAAGATATGGTGATGTTAGAAGCGGTTTGTGATGTTAACCTAGATGCTGCGAACGCCGTTGCTGAAAAATTCGGGATAAAGAAAGTGTTCACAGACTATAAAGAATTACTAAGAGAAGTAGATGCCGTAACGATTTGTACCCCAAATAAATTCCATGCCGAAATAACGATTGCAGCATTAGAAGCGGGTGTTCATGTTTTATGTGAAAAGCCAATGGCGATGAAAGCTGAGGAATCGGCATCTATGATTGAAGCTGCTAACTCTTCAGGAAAAGTATTATCGATAGGTTTCCATTATCGCTTTACAAAAGAAGCCCAAGCAGCGAAGAAACTAATTTTGGCAGATGAAATTGGTAAACCAATGGTGGCTAGAGTTCATGCGATGAGAAGAAGAAAGGTTCCTGGATGGGGAGTTTTTACGAATAAAGAACTTCAAGGTGGCGGAAGCCTTATTGATTGGGGATGTCACTTCTTAGATCTATCCCTTTGGTTACTAGGAAATCCGAAGCCAGTGGAAGTTGTCGGTCAATCGTATAACCGTTTAAGCAAAATGCCGAACCAAGTGAATGAGTGGGGAAGCTTTAACCATGATACATTTGATGTGGACGATCATGTTACAGCGTACATTCGATTTGATAATGGAACAACGATGCTATTTGAAACGTCTTGGGCGGCTAATGTAAAAGAGGATTCAGAAGGTGTTAGCATTTCAGGGGATAAGGGCGGAATCGATTTATTCCCATTAGAACTAAATCAAGCAAAACACGGAATGTTAACGAGTAGTAAAGTTGACTGGATTCCAGGTGAAATAAACCCAGGTCTTGCGCAAGTAACGAATTTCGTTGAAACGTGTTTAGGTAAAAGCGAATTAGTTGTAAAGCCAGAAGAAGCAATGCGCGTATCTCAAATTATCGATGCTATTTACTTAAGTAGTGAAACAGGTAAAAGCGTACAATTATAA
- a CDS encoding ThuA domain-containing protein: MLNVTVWNEFRHEQKNPVVRDIYPEGIHGAIANFLKEEHNVKTATLDEADHGLTDEVLKETDVLIWWGHIAHDEVSDEVVEKVKKRVLEGMGLIVLHSGHFSKIFKTLMGTSCDLKWREADEKERLWVVDPSHPIVEGIGEKIELEREEMYGEHFDIPAPEQLVFLSWFEGGEVFRSGCTYSRGNGKIFYFRPGHETYPTYHNEEIQKVIKNSVRWAAPTKRSYPVYGNAQPLEEIKPKN, translated from the coding sequence ATGTTGAATGTAACAGTTTGGAATGAATTTCGTCATGAACAAAAAAATCCGGTAGTTAGAGACATTTACCCGGAAGGTATTCACGGTGCAATCGCTAACTTTTTAAAAGAAGAGCATAACGTAAAAACGGCAACTTTAGATGAAGCAGATCATGGTTTAACAGATGAAGTGCTTAAGGAAACAGATGTTTTAATTTGGTGGGGCCATATTGCTCACGATGAAGTAAGCGATGAAGTAGTAGAAAAAGTGAAGAAACGCGTATTAGAAGGAATGGGACTGATTGTCCTTCACTCCGGTCACTTTTCAAAAATTTTCAAAACGTTGATGGGAACGTCATGTGACTTAAAGTGGCGAGAAGCAGATGAAAAAGAAAGGCTATGGGTGGTAGACCCAAGTCATCCTATCGTAGAAGGAATTGGAGAAAAAATCGAGCTAGAAAGAGAAGAAATGTACGGAGAACATTTTGACATTCCAGCACCAGAACAACTAGTGTTCTTAAGCTGGTTTGAAGGTGGAGAAGTATTCAGAAGCGGATGTACTTATAGTAGAGGAAATGGGAAGATTTTTTACTTCCGTCCTGGACATGAAACATATCCAACTTATCATAATGAAGAAATCCAAAAGGTTATTAAAAACAGTGTAAGATGGGCGGCGCCAACAAAACGTTCTTACCCTGTTTACGGAAACGCACAGCCACTTGAAGAAATTAAACCGAAAAACTAG
- a CDS encoding sugar phosphate isomerase/epimerase family protein, with amino-acid sequence MRIPIAVQLYTLREEIENDFAGTLKKVAELGYDGVELAGYAGLHVTEVKSLLDQFGLQAPSSHVPLEQLEENLDKVIEEQRILGTQYIVVPYIKPEEQNEERYLSLISFLKEAEVACKEQGFTLCYHNHDFELEKLSDGRKILEAILEDTSINAEFDVYWLTKAGENPAEWLNRYSGRTPLVHLKDMTLDGEKFFAELGTGGVDMESILQIGEKQQVKWWIVEQDVSRRTPLESIEISINYLKQKFGVK; translated from the coding sequence ATGAGAATTCCAATTGCAGTACAATTGTATACGTTGCGAGAAGAAATAGAGAACGATTTTGCTGGAACGTTAAAAAAAGTGGCTGAGCTAGGATATGACGGTGTGGAACTAGCGGGTTATGCTGGCTTACATGTAACAGAAGTGAAAAGTCTGCTTGATCAATTTGGACTTCAAGCACCTTCTAGTCATGTCCCATTAGAGCAATTAGAGGAAAACTTGGACAAAGTAATAGAGGAACAAAGAATTTTAGGAACTCAGTATATTGTTGTCCCTTATATTAAGCCAGAAGAGCAAAATGAGGAGCGTTACCTATCGCTTATTTCTTTTTTAAAAGAGGCGGAAGTTGCGTGTAAAGAGCAAGGATTCACTCTTTGCTACCATAACCATGATTTTGAACTAGAAAAGCTGAGCGATGGTAGAAAAATATTGGAAGCAATACTGGAAGACACATCTATTAATGCGGAGTTTGATGTGTATTGGCTAACAAAGGCAGGAGAAAATCCGGCAGAATGGCTAAATCGCTATAGTGGAAGAACGCCGCTTGTCCATTTAAAAGATATGACGCTAGATGGCGAAAAGTTTTTTGCTGAACTTGGTACTGGTGGCGTAGATATGGAATCGATTCTACAAATCGGAGAAAAGCAACAAGTAAAGTGGTGGATTGTCGAGCAAGATGTGAGCCGACGCACGCCATTAGAAAGTATTGAAATTAGTATAAACTACTTAAAACAAAAATTTGGAGTGAAATAA
- a CDS encoding Gfo/Idh/MocA family protein, with the protein MSKLKIGVIGCGSIAKHRHLPEYANNKQVEIVAVCDIVEARVNEFAEQYSAKAYTNYEELLANPKIDAVSVCTPNYLHAPVSIAALKAGKHVLCEKPMATSKEEAEEMILVAKQTNKKLMIAHNQRFVPSHQKARQLVASGELGKIYSFRTAFGHGGPEGWSADGKESWFFNKEEAFIGAMGDLGVHKTDLLRYILGEEFAEVGAFIETSAKQNTDVDDTAVCVLRTESGIIGTLAASWSYVSKEDNATVIYAENAIVRLEDDPVNSVIVQYKTGEVVKYELGGIQTNDSGGQTSSQIIDQFINSIINDVEPPVSGEEGMKSLQVVLAALASNETKQITKI; encoded by the coding sequence ATGAGTAAATTAAAAATTGGAGTTATTGGTTGCGGAAGTATCGCTAAACATCGCCATTTACCAGAGTATGCGAACAATAAGCAAGTTGAAATTGTAGCTGTATGTGACATCGTGGAAGCGCGTGTAAACGAATTTGCAGAACAGTACAGCGCGAAAGCTTATACGAACTATGAAGAACTTTTAGCAAATCCTAAAATAGATGCAGTAAGTGTTTGTACACCAAACTATCTACACGCTCCTGTTTCGATTGCAGCACTTAAGGCTGGAAAACACGTTTTATGTGAAAAACCTATGGCAACATCTAAAGAAGAAGCAGAAGAAATGATCCTAGTTGCAAAGCAAACGAATAAAAAGCTAATGATCGCCCATAACCAACGCTTTGTACCTTCCCATCAAAAAGCGAGACAATTAGTGGCAAGTGGCGAGCTTGGGAAAATTTATAGCTTCCGTACAGCATTTGGTCATGGCGGTCCAGAAGGATGGAGTGCAGACGGAAAAGAAAGCTGGTTCTTTAATAAAGAAGAAGCATTCATCGGAGCAATGGGAGACCTTGGTGTTCACAAAACAGACCTTCTTCGCTATATCCTTGGAGAAGAATTTGCAGAAGTAGGCGCATTTATCGAGACTAGTGCAAAACAAAATACAGATGTAGATGACACAGCTGTATGTGTATTAAGAACAGAAAGTGGCATTATCGGTACGTTAGCAGCTAGTTGGTCTTACGTTTCAAAAGAAGATAACGCTACAGTTATTTATGCAGAAAACGCCATTGTACGTTTGGAAGATGACCCTGTTAACTCTGTTATCGTTCAATACAAAACGGGTGAAGTAGTGAAATATGAGTTAGGTGGCATTCAAACGAACGATTCTGGAGGACAAACAAGCTCTCAAATTATCGATCAATTTATTAATAGCATCATCAATGATGTAGAACCACCAGTTTCGGGTGAAGAAGGAATGAAATCTCTTCAAGTCGTTTTAGCTGCGCTAGCATCTAATGAAACAAAACAAATTACAAAAATATAA